In Thermosipho atlanticus DSM 15807, one DNA window encodes the following:
- the plsY gene encoding glycerol-3-phosphate 1-O-acyltransferase PlsY has translation MREYLFPILLGYFIGAIPFSFIIAKIKGIDLRKTGSGNVGGTNVLRNAGALYGGIAFFLDIFKGFVVVLIVKDLGINAQLLAGSFAVFGHCFPIYLKFKGGKGVATTLGMFFGVYPLSGAVFFGIWLLVVGVTQYVSLASIIALLSASIFTLLAGKDYWLIFLALSLFSILRHRSNIQRLVNGAERKTDVIDIFLKIRSRKKG, from the coding sequence GTGAGAGAGTATCTTTTTCCCATCCTTTTGGGATACTTTATTGGTGCAATTCCTTTTAGCTTTATAATTGCAAAGATTAAAGGAATTGATCTCAGAAAAACAGGTAGTGGTAATGTAGGTGGCACAAATGTACTAAGAAACGCGGGAGCCTTATACGGTGGTATTGCGTTTTTTCTTGATATTTTTAAAGGATTTGTTGTGGTATTGATCGTTAAAGATTTGGGAATTAATGCTCAGCTTTTGGCGGGAAGTTTTGCAGTCTTTGGTCATTGCTTTCCAATTTATTTGAAATTCAAAGGAGGTAAGGGTGTAGCGACTACCCTTGGGATGTTTTTTGGAGTTTATCCTTTATCTGGAGCCGTGTTCTTTGGGATATGGCTTTTAGTTGTTGGTGTAACTCAATATGTATCATTAGCTTCAATTATTGCACTTTTAAGTGCAAGTATATTTACACTTTTAGCAGGTAAAGATTACTGGTTAATCTTTCTTGCGCTTTCATTATTTTCTATTTTAAGACATAGGTCAAATATTCAAAGGTTAGTAAATGGTGCTGAGCGAAAAACGGATGTAATTGACATTTTCCTTAAGATTAGAAGCAGAAAAAAGGGATAG
- a CDS encoding carbohydrate ABC transporter permease, with translation MRKIITYFFLILISVYILIPLYVLLATTFKPLQEIGMSDMWKLPKDWSLSGFIKAFQKLGPNLKNSFYLTIPATIISSFIGSINGYVFSKIKFKYANLVFAIILFGMFIPYQSILFPLIRFLQSIKLYGTIPGLILVHVVYGIPITTLIFRNYYSEVPNELVEAAYMDGAGFFKTYTKVLFPISIPAFVVVIIWQFTNIWNEFLFAVTVTSSPDKQPVTVALVNLAGSQVIEWNVQMAGALLTALPTLIVYILLGKYFIRGLLAGSVKG, from the coding sequence ATGAGGAAAATAATCACCTATTTTTTTCTAATTCTTATTTCTGTGTACATACTTATTCCTCTTTACGTGCTTCTTGCTACTACTTTTAAGCCTTTGCAAGAAATTGGTATGTCAGACATGTGGAAGTTACCTAAAGATTGGTCACTAAGTGGCTTTATAAAAGCATTTCAAAAACTTGGGCCAAATTTAAAAAATAGTTTTTATCTTACGATTCCAGCTACTATAATCTCTTCGTTTATTGGTTCAATAAACGGATATGTTTTTTCAAAAATAAAGTTTAAATACGCAAACCTTGTTTTTGCAATAATACTCTTTGGAATGTTTATTCCATATCAAAGTATATTATTCCCGTTAATTAGGTTCTTACAAAGTATAAAGTTATACGGCACCATTCCCGGTTTAATCTTAGTTCATGTAGTATACGGAATACCCATCACCACACTTATTTTTAGAAACTACTACAGTGAAGTACCCAATGAACTTGTAGAAGCAGCATACATGGATGGTGCAGGATTTTTTAAAACTTACACCAAAGTTTTATTTCCCATCTCAATCCCAGCATTTGTAGTGGTTATAATCTGGCAATTTACAAATATTTGGAATGAATTCTTATTTGCAGTAACTGTTACCAGTAGCCCTGATAAACAACCTGTAACTGTTGCTTTGGTTAATCTTGCGGGAAGTCAAGTTATTGAATGGAATGTTCAGATGGCAGGAGCTCTTTTAACCGCTCTACCTACTTTAATAGTATACATTCTTCTCGGAAAATACTTCATTAGAGGACTTCTTGCAGGTTCAGTTAAAGGTTAA
- a CDS encoding MFS transporter: MGKIFVIINIFISSIIINSTAPLMPVFQNYLGISISRSSYIPVFGVLGTTIFSFLMSILVSKFGLKKSNYFGYFLLFLGLLFFSFSKNFFGIILASFLAGASTAVLFTSLTTLLIHLENPRFGLTHAFFGLGGIVAPTLVSFSIKSNFSYRYLYMGYFLVVIIIFIWNIFIKLPDAKYETMKFNKIKKTILKPVFFISIISFFLYSGSEIGLVTWSSNLFIHFGFSEDKAALVISMFWIFYTLSRFLSDFVLKLISEKKIAIFSTFFASFLIFFMLLTKNAYIFPLVGFTMGSTFPMIQRYANMNLNKEEVGLLNGVTYGSTGIGGILFSYSMGFLSDFSIPAMFVLPLVGLILVAIVQLLWKRGNRG; the protein is encoded by the coding sequence GTGGGAAAAATTTTTGTCATAATAAATATTTTTATTTCTTCCATTATAATTAACTCTACTGCTCCTCTGATGCCAGTTTTCCAAAATTATCTTGGAATTTCTATTTCGCGTTCTTCATATATCCCTGTATTCGGAGTTCTCGGAACGACGATTTTTTCATTTTTAATGTCGATTTTGGTTTCAAAGTTTGGATTAAAAAAATCGAATTATTTTGGTTATTTTTTGTTGTTTTTGGGACTTTTGTTCTTTTCATTTTCAAAAAATTTTTTTGGAATAATTTTAGCTTCATTTTTAGCCGGAGCTTCAACTGCCGTTCTTTTTACATCTCTAACTACATTATTAATTCACCTTGAAAATCCTCGTTTTGGCTTAACACATGCATTTTTTGGCTTGGGAGGGATTGTCGCCCCAACGTTGGTTTCTTTTTCAATAAAGAGCAATTTTAGTTATAGGTATTTGTATATGGGATATTTTTTGGTAGTTATAATAATCTTTATCTGGAATATTTTTATAAAACTGCCGGATGCAAAATACGAAACTATGAAGTTTAATAAGATAAAGAAAACAATTTTAAAGCCCGTATTTTTTATTTCTATTATTTCTTTTTTCCTGTATTCAGGAAGTGAAATAGGGCTTGTTACTTGGTCCTCAAATTTGTTTATACATTTTGGTTTTTCTGAAGACAAGGCTGCTCTCGTAATTAGTATGTTTTGGATTTTTTATACACTTTCTAGGTTTTTAAGCGACTTTGTCTTAAAATTAATAAGTGAAAAAAAGATAGCAATTTTTTCTACGTTTTTTGCATCGTTTTTAATATTTTTCATGCTATTAACCAAAAATGCTTATATTTTCCCTTTGGTTGGTTTTACAATGGGATCTACCTTTCCAATGATACAAAGATATGCTAATATGAATTTAAACAAGGAAGAAGTCGGGTTGTTGAATGGTGTTACATATGGTTCTACAGGAATAGGTGGGATTTTGTTCTCATACTCTATGGGTTTTCTTTCTGATTTTAGCATTCCCGCAATGTTTGTTTTGCCTCTTGTAGGGTTAATATTAGTAGCGATTGTTCAACTTTTGTGGAAAAGGGGGAATAGAGGTTGA
- a CDS encoding UDP-N-acetylmuramoyl-L-alanyl-D-glutamate--2,6-diaminopimelate ligase: MKIKELLNALNSLVLNVNCDLETEIKHISSYSRDLKEETLFICREGLTFDSHSIIDKLYDQGVKVFIVEKEVSSFFPHIQVVDSRIAEAVIASEFYGKPFEKLITFGVTGTNGKTTCTHLFHHIMHSLGYKGSISGTVLNDIMGDKFYHHNTTPSSIEILRNMAKTVNNGGQYYGMEVSSHALAQYRVESIRFDVVGITNITRDHLDFHKTFEDYKKAKLHILNLLKPEGVAIVNHEYLKDIKNNNVRIVTFGVDRNSDYVIKEVTTNWSGTFFKLDTPYGPKSISSQLIGEYNAFNITLVLAALVEIGYDIDEVINVISTFRGVDGRFEIIHEARKLGIEVIVDFAHTPDALEKIILSLRKLSKGRIITVFGAGGQADKGKRPMMGEIASKYSDIAIITTDDPRGEDPNKIIKDVEKGLVPGSLSLSIVDRREAIETAITLANKGDVVLIAGRGHEPYQIFDDNYKKPFKDRDVAIDIIFQKINKGEKTFK, encoded by the coding sequence CTGAAAATAAAAGAGTTGTTAAATGCTTTAAATTCTTTAGTTTTAAATGTTAATTGCGATTTAGAAACGGAGATAAAACACATTTCTTCTTATTCTCGTGATTTAAAAGAAGAAACTCTTTTTATCTGCCGTGAGGGTCTCACCTTTGATTCCCACTCTATTATTGATAAATTGTACGATCAAGGTGTAAAAGTTTTTATTGTAGAAAAAGAGGTTTCTAGCTTTTTCCCTCATATCCAAGTTGTTGATTCGCGAATTGCCGAAGCAGTTATTGCAAGCGAATTCTATGGAAAACCTTTTGAAAAACTTATCACCTTTGGTGTTACAGGAACTAATGGTAAAACTACATGTACGCATCTTTTTCATCATATAATGCATAGTCTTGGATACAAGGGAAGTATAAGTGGTACAGTGCTAAACGATATAATGGGAGATAAATTCTACCATCATAACACTACACCAAGTTCAATAGAGATTTTGAGAAATATGGCAAAAACGGTTAATAACGGCGGGCAATATTACGGTATGGAAGTTTCATCCCATGCACTTGCACAGTATAGAGTGGAAAGCATACGGTTTGACGTTGTAGGTATTACTAACATCACTAGAGATCACCTTGATTTTCATAAAACATTTGAAGATTATAAAAAGGCAAAGTTACATATTTTAAATCTTTTAAAACCAGAAGGTGTTGCAATTGTTAATCATGAATATTTGAAAGATATTAAAAATAACAATGTGAGAATAGTTACATTTGGAGTAGATAGAAATTCTGATTATGTTATTAAAGAAGTAACAACCAATTGGTCAGGTACATTTTTTAAGTTAGATACTCCATACGGTCCAAAAAGTATCTCTTCTCAGTTAATTGGAGAGTATAATGCATTTAATATAACTCTTGTCCTTGCCGCTTTAGTTGAAATTGGATATGACATTGACGAAGTTATAAATGTAATTTCAACATTTAGAGGAGTAGATGGTCGTTTTGAGATTATTCACGAAGCTAGAAAACTTGGAATAGAAGTAATTGTTGATTTTGCTCACACCCCCGATGCTCTTGAAAAGATTATTCTTTCATTGAGAAAACTTTCTAAAGGAAGAATAATAACGGTATTTGGTGCTGGTGGTCAAGCAGACAAAGGAAAAAGACCAATGATGGGTGAAATAGCTTCTAAGTATTCCGATATTGCAATAATTACTACTGATGACCCTCGTGGTGAGGATCCTAATAAAATAATTAAGGATGTAGAAAAGGGATTAGTACCAGGAAGTTTGTCACTTTCAATAGTTGATAGAAGAGAAGCAATTGAAACTGCTATTACTCTTGCTAACAAAGGGGATGTTGTTTTAATTGCAGGTAGAGGTCATGAACCATATCAAATATTTGATGACAATTACAAGAAGCCATTTAAAGATAGGGATGTTGCAATAGATATTATCTTTCAGAAAATAAATAAAGGAGAAAAGACATTTAAATGA
- the pheT gene encoding phenylalanine--tRNA ligase subunit beta encodes MRLSIEWLRDFVNVSASAEEIAEKFSLSGNNIEEMISPFNVSGKIVAGKVIEVQKHPNADRLIVCKVDIGNEIKTIVTGDLSVKEGDIVPLALEGARLGDLVITPRKMRGILSEGMMCSLEELGLEEKSDSVYRFKEKLEPGTDIISYLKLDDKVLDVEITPNRPDCLSVIGLAREVSALFDVDLKMPKGTFEIDGDCDVSVEIESEGCWRYTARVVKGVKVEPSPLWLQRRLIAAGIRPINNVVDITNYVLLETGHPVHAFDLNLLSSKKIVVRDARKGEKILLLDGKEYELTGDEVLITDGERPLALAGIMGGEESGVNENTTDVLLEVAMFDPVRIRKTAKNHGIMSESSYRFERGVDPNDSEYVINRLSELLYKLAGGISTNIVDVYPKRIEPRVINYPKDLTVKVIGEDIDENVQKKILERLGFKVEDIDEKSWKITVPTFRYFDVERPIDIVEEISRIYGNDMLEGEPFRILVGGTGRTKKQKLRYKLKEHMISEGFSEAITLTFVSEAIVDRWNFVNEKVKIKNPINEEMDVVRPTLIYGLLGSLSYNYKRQNRDVKLFEIGKVFKGTSENPVDIEKIAAVAVGRINKYDYTDYRTFTFYNFKGIIDNLSSILRVKFEYKKADIPGFVPTRTAKVILNGKEIGFVGMVDPEIADKFYDVKDEIYVFELSTEDLYENYKEVPSYRESVVYPSVRRDVSFLVPKSFKMGTIIDELFEYNYVEEAGVSDIYTGKGIPEGFTSVTVYCVFRSNEKTLSEDEINEIWTSIKKKLTEKYPIKLRFEEV; translated from the coding sequence TTGAGGCTTTCAATAGAGTGGTTAAGAGATTTTGTCAATGTTTCCGCATCTGCTGAAGAAATTGCCGAAAAATTCAGTCTGAGTGGTAATAATATAGAGGAGATGATATCTCCGTTCAATGTTTCTGGGAAGATAGTTGCTGGAAAAGTAATAGAAGTTCAAAAGCATCCAAATGCTGATAGACTTATTGTCTGTAAAGTAGATATTGGTAATGAGATAAAGACAATTGTTACGGGAGATTTAAGTGTAAAAGAAGGAGATATAGTTCCCCTTGCACTTGAGGGAGCAAGACTAGGTGACTTAGTAATTACTCCCAGGAAAATGAGAGGTATTTTATCAGAAGGAATGATGTGTTCCCTTGAAGAATTGGGTTTAGAAGAAAAATCTGATTCAGTGTATAGATTTAAGGAAAAACTAGAACCGGGCACGGATATAATTTCGTATTTGAAATTAGATGACAAAGTTTTGGACGTTGAAATTACACCAAACAGGCCAGATTGTTTGAGTGTAATAGGACTTGCAAGGGAAGTATCTGCACTTTTTGATGTAGATTTAAAAATGCCAAAAGGTACTTTTGAAATAGATGGCGACTGTGATGTTTCAGTTGAGATTGAAAGTGAAGGATGTTGGAGATATACTGCTAGAGTTGTAAAGGGAGTAAAAGTTGAACCAAGTCCTCTTTGGCTTCAAAGAAGGCTTATAGCAGCTGGAATTAGACCAATAAATAACGTAGTTGATATAACAAACTATGTTTTACTTGAAACAGGACATCCCGTGCACGCTTTTGATTTGAACCTTCTTTCAAGTAAGAAGATTGTTGTTAGAGACGCAAGAAAGGGTGAGAAAATTCTTCTTTTGGATGGAAAGGAGTATGAACTTACAGGAGATGAAGTTCTGATTACCGATGGCGAAAGACCTCTTGCACTTGCAGGAATAATGGGTGGGGAAGAAAGTGGAGTTAATGAAAATACAACAGATGTATTACTTGAGGTTGCTATGTTTGATCCAGTAAGGATAAGGAAGACTGCAAAAAACCATGGTATTATGTCGGAATCTTCTTACAGGTTTGAGCGAGGAGTTGATCCTAATGATTCTGAGTATGTTATAAACAGACTTTCAGAGTTATTGTACAAACTTGCTGGAGGTATTTCAACAAACATTGTTGATGTTTACCCAAAGAGAATAGAACCAAGAGTGATAAATTACCCAAAAGATTTAACTGTTAAAGTAATTGGAGAAGATATTGATGAAAATGTTCAGAAAAAAATTCTTGAAAGACTTGGGTTTAAAGTTGAAGATATAGATGAAAAATCTTGGAAAATTACTGTTCCTACCTTTAGATATTTTGATGTTGAAAGACCTATAGATATTGTTGAGGAAATTTCAAGGATATACGGAAACGATATGCTTGAAGGTGAACCATTTAGGATTTTAGTTGGTGGTACTGGAAGAACTAAGAAACAAAAGTTAAGATACAAATTGAAAGAACATATGATTTCTGAGGGATTCAGTGAAGCAATAACTTTAACATTTGTCTCGGAAGCAATAGTTGATAGATGGAATTTTGTAAACGAAAAGGTGAAAATTAAGAACCCAATCAACGAAGAGATGGATGTTGTGAGACCTACATTAATATATGGCCTTCTTGGTTCTCTATCGTACAATTACAAAAGACAAAACAGAGATGTGAAGTTATTTGAAATCGGAAAGGTATTTAAAGGAACAAGCGAAAATCCTGTGGATATTGAAAAAATAGCCGCCGTTGCTGTGGGAAGAATTAACAAATACGATTATACTGATTATAGAACATTTACATTTTACAATTTTAAAGGAATAATTGATAACCTGTCTAGTATTTTAAGAGTAAAATTTGAATACAAAAAAGCTGATATTCCAGGGTTTGTTCCCACTAGAACGGCGAAAGTTATACTGAATGGAAAAGAGATAGGTTTTGTTGGTATGGTAGATCCCGAAATTGCGGACAAATTTTACGATGTGAAGGATGAAATATATGTATTTGAACTTTCAACGGAAGATTTGTACGAAAATTACAAAGAAGTTCCATCGTACAGAGAAAGTGTTGTGTATCCTTCTGTTAGAAGAGATGTTTCTTTCCTTGTACCAAAAAGTTTTAAGATGGGTACAATAATCGATGAATTGTTTGAATATAACTATGTGGAAGAAGCAGGTGTTTCAGATATTTACACAGGAAAAGGAATTCCAGAGGGATTTACAAGTGTTACTGTGTATTGTGTATTTAGATCTAATGAGAAAACTTTAAGCGAGGATGAAATAAATGAAATATGGACAAGTATAAAGAAGAAATTAACTGAAAAGTATCCAATTAAGTTAAGATTCGAGGAGGTGTAA
- the era gene encoding GTPase Era, which translates to MKSGFVALAGKPNVGKSSLVNAIVGRKVLIVSDKPQTTRNRINVIHTTNEYQIIFVDTPGIHKPLYRLGEYMVKAAVTALKGVDLILTVVDAKEGIRKPEKFVFDYVNQSGTPTIGVVNKVDLVDKKIVESLVDKMRSELKNCIEIVETSAIKGEGIKELLDLIVENIPEGPQFYPEDMITDRPFSFMASEIIREKIFQYTYEEVPHSVAVIVEEIKERENGVLYIRAIIYVDRDSQKGIIIGHKGSMIKKIGQDARKELEFLTNQKIFLDLHVKVKRHWRDKDFIILNEIGMKDDIKD; encoded by the coding sequence GTGAAGTCTGGTTTTGTTGCTCTTGCAGGTAAACCAAATGTTGGAAAGTCTTCTCTTGTAAATGCTATAGTTGGAAGAAAAGTATTAATTGTTTCTGATAAACCGCAAACTACAAGAAATAGAATTAACGTAATTCATACTACAAATGAGTATCAGATAATTTTTGTCGATACTCCGGGAATTCACAAACCTCTATATAGACTTGGTGAATATATGGTCAAGGCAGCTGTGACTGCCTTGAAGGGGGTTGATTTGATTTTAACTGTAGTTGATGCCAAAGAAGGTATAAGAAAACCAGAAAAGTTTGTTTTTGATTATGTAAATCAATCTGGTACACCAACGATAGGCGTGGTCAATAAAGTTGATCTTGTGGACAAAAAGATAGTGGAAAGTCTTGTAGATAAGATGAGGAGTGAATTAAAAAATTGCATTGAAATTGTAGAAACGTCAGCTATTAAGGGAGAAGGTATAAAAGAACTTTTGGATTTAATAGTGGAAAATATACCTGAGGGTCCTCAGTTTTACCCAGAAGATATGATAACGGATAGACCTTTCTCATTTATGGCTTCTGAGATAATAAGGGAAAAGATTTTTCAATATACATATGAAGAGGTTCCACATTCTGTTGCAGTTATTGTCGAAGAAATTAAAGAAAGAGAAAACGGAGTTTTGTATATAAGGGCAATTATATACGTTGATAGGGATAGTCAAAAAGGAATTATTATAGGTCATAAAGGAAGCATGATAAAGAAGATTGGTCAGGATGCACGCAAGGAACTGGAGTTTCTAACCAACCAAAAAATCTTTCTTGATTTACATGTAAAAGTAAAAAGACATTGGAGAGATAAGGACTTTATTATTTTAAACGAAATAGGCATGAAAGATGATATTAAAGATTGA
- the wecB gene encoding non-hydrolyzing UDP-N-acetylglucosamine 2-epimerase produces MKIGIVFGTRPEVIKIAPVYLKAKEKEINVVAIATAQHREMMDMMLKVFDMSPDYDMNIMTANQSLNSVAAKVLVKLEEIIKEEKLDWIFVQGDTTTAMAGALSGFHMGIKVGHIEAGLRSGNLRDPFPEEMNRRVIDQVSDLMFAPTKNAKKNLLKDGFSKDRILVTGNTVVDSLIYVQEKFDLDSIRKQYTSEDDYILVTLHRRENWGEKMKNILEGIKKFSIEYNLPIVFPVHLNPKVRKVVNEVLGEYDKAILLEPVDYISFLSLLKGARIVASDSGGIQEEAPSFGKFVVVCRNTTERPELIESGYGILAGTEKLSVFKALVKGFNVKVDKSRNPFGDGKASIRILEAVL; encoded by the coding sequence TTGAAGATAGGGATTGTTTTTGGCACAAGGCCAGAGGTAATTAAAATAGCACCAGTGTATTTAAAGGCAAAAGAAAAGGAAATAAATGTGGTTGCAATAGCTACAGCTCAGCATAGGGAAATGATGGATATGATGTTAAAAGTATTTGATATGTCTCCAGACTATGATATGAACATCATGACAGCAAATCAATCTTTAAATAGCGTAGCTGCAAAAGTTTTAGTAAAACTGGAAGAAATTATTAAGGAAGAAAAATTGGATTGGATATTTGTCCAAGGAGATACTACAACTGCAATGGCTGGAGCGTTGTCTGGGTTTCATATGGGAATAAAGGTTGGTCATATTGAAGCCGGTCTTAGAAGCGGTAATTTGCGAGATCCGTTTCCTGAAGAGATGAATAGACGGGTAATTGATCAAGTGTCCGATTTAATGTTTGCCCCAACAAAAAACGCAAAGAAGAACCTGTTAAAAGATGGATTTTCAAAAGATAGAATTCTTGTAACTGGTAATACAGTTGTAGACTCACTCATTTACGTTCAAGAAAAATTCGATCTTGATTCTATACGAAAACAGTATACAAGTGAAGATGATTATATATTAGTTACCTTACATAGAAGAGAAAATTGGGGAGAAAAGATGAAGAATATTTTAGAAGGTATAAAGAAGTTTTCCATTGAATACAATTTACCAATTGTATTTCCCGTTCATTTGAATCCAAAAGTAAGAAAGGTGGTAAATGAAGTACTTGGAGAATATGATAAAGCAATTTTACTTGAGCCGGTGGATTATATTTCATTTTTGAGTTTGTTAAAAGGTGCAAGGATTGTAGCTTCTGATAGTGGAGGAATACAGGAAGAAGCTCCAAGTTTTGGAAAATTTGTCGTTGTATGCCGAAATACCACGGAGAGACCAGAACTAATTGAAAGTGGGTACGGCATTTTGGCTGGAACTGAGAAGTTATCGGTTTTTAAGGCACTTGTAAAAGGTTTTAATGTAAAGGTTGATAAGTCAAGGAATCCTTTTGGTGATGGTAAAGCATCAATACGAATTTTGGAAGCTGTGTTATAA
- a CDS encoding ABC transporter substrate-binding protein yields MKRFVIVLAVIIFSFSIFAAENALEIFSWWTGGGEEEGLLALFDLFHKYYPDVEIINAAVAGGAGTNAKAVLKTRMLGGNPPDSFQVHAGMELTDTYVIPGLMEPITWILKDMGVLDKFPKDLIDIVSYKGEVYSIPVNVHRANVVFYNKKIAKEIGMTKEPTTWAEFLMYLDKAQKLGYTGIALGDKNKWTSLHLFESIMLSELGPEKYNKLWKGEASFNDPAIKNALAIMKDVLKYVNSDHSALTWQDATRLVFEGKAFANMMGDWAEGYLKTLGWKPGVDFGWFALPGTQNAFMLVSDTFGLPKNAPHRENAIKWLKLLATVEAQDIFNPIKGSIPARIDADKSKYDIYLQWSMKDFSTKTICPSIIHGSAAPESFATALMDAINIFVTEQNVDKTFKEILWIADDNGYVTD; encoded by the coding sequence ATGAAACGTTTCGTTATTGTTCTTGCCGTTATTATCTTTTCGTTCAGCATTTTTGCCGCTGAAAATGCTTTAGAAATTTTCAGTTGGTGGACAGGTGGCGGGGAAGAAGAAGGTCTTTTAGCGCTTTTTGATTTATTCCATAAATATTACCCGGATGTTGAAATCATTAATGCAGCAGTTGCAGGTGGGGCAGGTACAAATGCAAAAGCTGTTTTAAAAACAAGAATGCTCGGAGGAAATCCACCAGATTCATTCCAAGTACACGCCGGAATGGAATTAACAGATACTTATGTAATTCCTGGACTCATGGAACCAATTACCTGGATATTGAAAGATATGGGCGTTTTAGACAAATTTCCAAAAGACTTAATAGATATCGTCAGCTACAAAGGAGAAGTTTATTCCATTCCCGTGAACGTTCACAGAGCAAATGTGGTATTCTACAACAAGAAAATTGCCAAAGAAATTGGAATGACTAAGGAACCAACAACTTGGGCAGAATTTTTGATGTATCTTGATAAAGCACAAAAATTGGGATACACGGGAATAGCCCTTGGTGACAAAAATAAGTGGACATCATTACACTTATTTGAAAGCATTATGCTTTCCGAGCTTGGTCCAGAGAAATACAACAAACTCTGGAAAGGTGAAGCATCATTTAACGATCCTGCAATTAAAAATGCTTTAGCAATTATGAAAGACGTATTGAAATACGTCAATTCTGACCATTCTGCTCTTACATGGCAAGATGCTACAAGGCTTGTTTTTGAGGGAAAAGCATTTGCAAACATGATGGGGGACTGGGCCGAAGGTTATCTTAAAACACTTGGTTGGAAACCTGGAGTAGACTTTGGATGGTTTGCTCTTCCTGGAACCCAAAATGCGTTCATGCTAGTCTCCGATACTTTCGGACTTCCAAAAAATGCTCCTCACAGAGAAAATGCTATTAAATGGTTAAAATTATTGGCAACAGTGGAAGCACAAGACATATTCAACCCAATCAAGGGGTCAATTCCCGCAAGAATCGATGCAGATAAGTCAAAATATGATATTTACCTACAATGGTCAATGAAAGATTTCTCCACCAAAACAATATGTCCTTCAATAATTCACGGTTCTGCAGCGCCAGAATCCTTTGCAACAGCATTAATGGATGCAATTAACATTTTCGTTACAGAACAAAATGTTGACAAAACATTTAAAGAAATTCTTTGGATTGCTGATGATAATGGTTACGTAACAGATTAA
- a CDS encoding carbohydrate ABC transporter permease yields MKKKNLVIGISVLTPSIIAIAIFVYGFISWTLRVSFSNWNSFSALLRGEYKFVGLRNYIRLFQDTRFQIDLWNTLFFTIFFLFGTIALGILMAILVDRGLKSSRIFQNLFLFPMAISFVVTGTVWSWIFAPGTLPNNPQGLNLLFHKLGLDNLMWGWYTSTDSLRRFNLALIPVIIAAIWQLSGYTMAMYLAGLRGIPDDIIEAAKVDGASNWKIFWQIKMPLLTPITLSALIILGHISLKIFDLVFAMTGSGPNFVTDVPAIYMFELTFRSNRYALGSAIAIIMLLLVAVVIVPYLVTSLRGEKR; encoded by the coding sequence TTGAAAAAGAAAAATCTTGTTATAGGAATATCCGTTTTAACACCCTCAATAATTGCAATCGCAATATTTGTATATGGCTTTATTTCATGGACATTAAGAGTTTCTTTTTCAAATTGGAATAGCTTTTCGGCACTTTTAAGAGGTGAATACAAATTTGTAGGCTTGAGAAATTATATTAGGTTGTTTCAAGATACAAGATTTCAGATTGATCTCTGGAACACTTTATTTTTCACAATATTTTTCCTTTTCGGTACAATTGCACTTGGAATTTTAATGGCTATCTTGGTTGATAGAGGTTTAAAAAGCTCCAGAATTTTCCAAAACCTCTTTCTTTTTCCAATGGCTATTTCATTTGTTGTTACAGGTACCGTTTGGAGTTGGATATTTGCTCCAGGAACTCTTCCTAACAACCCACAAGGTCTAAACCTTTTATTTCATAAATTGGGACTTGATAACTTGATGTGGGGTTGGTATACCTCGACTGATTCTCTAAGAAGGTTTAATCTTGCCCTCATTCCTGTTATTATCGCAGCAATATGGCAATTATCTGGTTATACTATGGCAATGTACCTAGCAGGACTTAGAGGTATTCCTGATGATATTATCGAAGCTGCAAAAGTTGATGGAGCCTCCAACTGGAAAATATTCTGGCAAATTAAAATGCCACTCCTTACACCAATTACTTTAAGTGCTTTAATAATATTGGGACATATCTCATTAAAAATATTTGATCTTGTATTTGCAATGACCGGTAGTGGCCCAAATTTCGTAACTGATGTCCCTGCAATATACATGTTCGAATTAACATTTAGAAGCAATAGATATGCATTAGGTTCCGCAATCGCGATTATTATGCTTTTACTTGTTGCAGTAGTAATCGTACCATACCTTGTCACCAGTCTGAGAGGTGAAAAAAGATGA